Proteins encoded by one window of Ictidomys tridecemlineatus isolate mIctTri1 chromosome 7, mIctTri1.hap1, whole genome shotgun sequence:
- the Iqank1 gene encoding IQ motif and ankyrin repeat domain-containing protein 1 isoform X3, producing MNSKKGGAKAASGKWQTSPPWPKPRAAVGPTPEAQAATRIQCAFRQHLARKALALRRQERQEYLERMEKLQREAYLASVRREQEAARRQRQQEEAAQRQRQEELRRRGRLLDAAFEGDVGEIRAVLQEVEQLLTREGVGHDEEGRARRLRRRVATVECQDSHGNTPLSEAAAGGQAMVIQLLAELGASPNSKGAFGRTPLYRAAFGGHLEAVELLLKLGADPRVYADDGSTPEQLEPQGAATGQGAAAVSQGGACPSPQLQQAYCELNRRITEHEECERQCMGRTEFTLQAIKDSEAQVDRLRQEAQKAEEMLAMARLELREQTQEEEQEAPGLKCQVTDLHDVLMKDVGDRIRADGRWPLVIDPSGQAATFLRYQDTNYVDAVNPEHLRPERIRLALLGALRYGKPLVFDLREVDLFPVVQQQLEAVQPGLAPALLSRELLAQDRYLSLLRPTDGPEYGPTQFQEARLAHFRLFFVTQVQWPPVEQLQVLLPVRVQLPH from the exons GGCCCACCCCGGAGGCCCAGGCGGCCACCCGCATCCAGTGTGCCTTCCGGCAGCACCTGGCCAGGAAGGCGCTGGCCCTGCGCAGGCAGGAGCGGCAGGAGTACCTGGAGCGGATGGAGAAGCTGCAGAGGGAG GCCTACCTGGCCTCGGTGCGCCGGGAGCAGGAGGCCGCGCGGCGGCAGCGGCAGCAGGAGGAGGCGGCGCAGCGCCAGCGGCAGGAGGAGCTACGGCGCCGCGGTCGCCTGCTGGACGCCGCCTTCGAGGGCGACGTGGGCGAGATCCGGGCCGTGCTGCAGGAG GTGGAGCAGCTGCTGACCCGCGAGGGCGTGGGCCACGACGAGGAGGGCCGCGCGCGGCGGCTGCGGCGACGCGTGGCCACGGTGGAGTGCCAGGACAGCCACGGGAACACGCCGCTGTCCGAGGCGGCCGCGGGCGGGCAGGCCATGGTCATCCAGCTGCTGGCCGAGCTGGGCGCCAGCCCCAACAGCAAG GGCGCCTTCGGCAGAACGCCGCTGTACCGGGCAGCCTTCGGGGGCCACCTGGAGGCCGTGGAGCTGCTTCTGAAGCTCGGAGCAGACCCCCGAGTGTACGCAGACGACGGGAGCACCCCGGAGCAG CTTGAACCTCAAGGTGCAGCAACTGGCCAAGGAGCAGCAGCGGTGTCACAAGGAG gggcctgcccctccccccagcTGCAGCAGGCCTACTGCGAGCTCAACCGGAGGATCACAGAGCACGAGGAGTGTGAGCGCCAGTGCATGGGCAGGACTGAGTTCACGCTGCAG GCCATAAAGGACTCAGAGGCCCAAGtggacaggctgaggcaggaggcacaGAAGGCGGAAGAGATGCTGGCCATGGCCAGGCTGGAGCTGCGGGAGCAGACGCAGGAGG AGGAGCAGGAAGCGCCTGGACTGAAGTGTCAGGTCACGGATCTCCATGACGTGCTGATGAAGGACGTGGGTGACCGCATCCGTGCTGATGGCCG GTGGCCTCTTGTCATCGACCCTTCGGGCCAGGCAGCCACCTTCCTACGCTACCAGGATACCAACTATGTGGATGCTGTGAACCCAGAGCACCTGAGGCCTGAGAGAATCCGACTGGCTCTGCTGGGGGCACTCAG GTATGGGAAGCCACTGGTGTTCGACCTGCGGGAGGTGGACCTGTTCCCTGTAGTGCAGCAGCAGCTGGAGGCGGTGCAGCCTGGTCTGGCCCCAGCACTGCTCAGCCGGGAGTTGCTGGCCCAGGACCGGTACCTCTCCCTGCTGCGGCCCACGGATGGGCCCGAGTACGGCCCCACCCAGTTCCAGGAGGCTCGCCTGGCCCACTTTCGTCTCTTCTTCGTCACCCAGGTCCAGTGGCCACCTGTGGAGCAGCTGCAGGTGCTGCTCCCTGTGCGGGTGCAGCTGCCCCACTAA
- the Iqank1 gene encoding IQ motif and ankyrin repeat domain-containing protein 1 isoform X2 translates to MNSKKGGAKAASGKWQTSPPWPKPRAAVGPTPEAQAATRIQCAFRQHLARKALALRRQERQEYLERMEKLQREAYLASVRREQEAARRQRQQEEAAQRQRQEELRRRGRLLDAAFEGDVGEIRAVLQEVEQLLTREGVGHDEEGRARRLRRRVATVECQDSHGNTPLSEAAAGGQAMVIQLLAELGASPNSKGAFGRTPLYRAAFGGHLEAVELLLKLGADPRVYADDGSTPEQVASLDAVASVLQTWDLGLTEAMLQNMEAERQRRAQEDERHKQAEAKRLNLKVQQLAKEQQRCHKEQAYCELNRRITEHEECERQCMGRTEFTLQAIKDSEAQVDRLRQEAQKAEEMLAMARLELREQTQEEEQEAPGLKCQVTDLHDVLMKDVGDRIRADGRWPLVIDPSGQAATFLRYQDTNYVDAVNPEHLRPERIRLALLGALRYGKPLVFDLREVDLFPVVQQQLEAVQPGLAPALLSRELLAQDRYLSLLRPTDGPEYGPTQFQEARLAHFRLFFVTQVQWPPVEQLQVLLPVRVQLPH, encoded by the exons GGCCCACCCCGGAGGCCCAGGCGGCCACCCGCATCCAGTGTGCCTTCCGGCAGCACCTGGCCAGGAAGGCGCTGGCCCTGCGCAGGCAGGAGCGGCAGGAGTACCTGGAGCGGATGGAGAAGCTGCAGAGGGAG GCCTACCTGGCCTCGGTGCGCCGGGAGCAGGAGGCCGCGCGGCGGCAGCGGCAGCAGGAGGAGGCGGCGCAGCGCCAGCGGCAGGAGGAGCTACGGCGCCGCGGTCGCCTGCTGGACGCCGCCTTCGAGGGCGACGTGGGCGAGATCCGGGCCGTGCTGCAGGAG GTGGAGCAGCTGCTGACCCGCGAGGGCGTGGGCCACGACGAGGAGGGCCGCGCGCGGCGGCTGCGGCGACGCGTGGCCACGGTGGAGTGCCAGGACAGCCACGGGAACACGCCGCTGTCCGAGGCGGCCGCGGGCGGGCAGGCCATGGTCATCCAGCTGCTGGCCGAGCTGGGCGCCAGCCCCAACAGCAAG GGCGCCTTCGGCAGAACGCCGCTGTACCGGGCAGCCTTCGGGGGCCACCTGGAGGCCGTGGAGCTGCTTCTGAAGCTCGGAGCAGACCCCCGAGTGTACGCAGACGACGGGAGCACCCCGGAGCAG GTGGCCTCGCTGGACGCGGTAGCTAGCGTGCTGCAGACTTGGGACCTGGGCCTCACAGAGGCCATGCTCCAGAACATGGAGGCTGAGCGGCAGCGCCGGGCCCAGGAGGATGAGAGACACAAGCAGGCGGAGGCCAAACG CTTGAACCTCAAGGTGCAGCAACTGGCCAAGGAGCAGCAGCGGTGTCACAAGGAG CAGGCCTACTGCGAGCTCAACCGGAGGATCACAGAGCACGAGGAGTGTGAGCGCCAGTGCATGGGCAGGACTGAGTTCACGCTGCAG GCCATAAAGGACTCAGAGGCCCAAGtggacaggctgaggcaggaggcacaGAAGGCGGAAGAGATGCTGGCCATGGCCAGGCTGGAGCTGCGGGAGCAGACGCAGGAGG AGGAGCAGGAAGCGCCTGGACTGAAGTGTCAGGTCACGGATCTCCATGACGTGCTGATGAAGGACGTGGGTGACCGCATCCGTGCTGATGGCCG GTGGCCTCTTGTCATCGACCCTTCGGGCCAGGCAGCCACCTTCCTACGCTACCAGGATACCAACTATGTGGATGCTGTGAACCCAGAGCACCTGAGGCCTGAGAGAATCCGACTGGCTCTGCTGGGGGCACTCAG GTATGGGAAGCCACTGGTGTTCGACCTGCGGGAGGTGGACCTGTTCCCTGTAGTGCAGCAGCAGCTGGAGGCGGTGCAGCCTGGTCTGGCCCCAGCACTGCTCAGCCGGGAGTTGCTGGCCCAGGACCGGTACCTCTCCCTGCTGCGGCCCACGGATGGGCCCGAGTACGGCCCCACCCAGTTCCAGGAGGCTCGCCTGGCCCACTTTCGTCTCTTCTTCGTCACCCAGGTCCAGTGGCCACCTGTGGAGCAGCTGCAGGTGCTGCTCCCTGTGCGGGTGCAGCTGCCCCACTAA
- the Iqank1 gene encoding IQ motif and ankyrin repeat domain-containing protein 1 isoform X5 codes for MNSKKGGAKAASGKWQTSPPWPKPRAAVGPTPEAQAATRIQCAFRQHLARKALALRRQERQEYLERMEKLQREAYLASVRREQEAARRQRQQEEAAQRQRQEELRRRGRLLDAAFEGDVGEIRAVLQEVEQLLTREGVGHDEEGRARRLRRRVATVECQDSHGNTPLSEAAAGGQAMVIQLLAELGASPNSKGAFGRTPLYRAAFGGHLEAVELLLKLGADPRVYADDGSTPEQVASLDAVASVLQTWDLGLTEAMLQNMEAERQRRAQEDERHKQAEAKRLNLKVQQLAKEQQRCHKELQQAYCELNRRITEHEECERQCMGRTEFTLQAIKDSEAQVDRLRQEAQKAEEMLAMARLELREQTQEEEQEAPGLKCQVTDLHDVLMKDVGDRIRADGRWPLVIDPSGQAATFLRYQDTNYVDAVNPEHLRPERIRLALLGALRSSGHLWSSCRCCSLCGCSCPTNAAPK; via the exons GGCCCACCCCGGAGGCCCAGGCGGCCACCCGCATCCAGTGTGCCTTCCGGCAGCACCTGGCCAGGAAGGCGCTGGCCCTGCGCAGGCAGGAGCGGCAGGAGTACCTGGAGCGGATGGAGAAGCTGCAGAGGGAG GCCTACCTGGCCTCGGTGCGCCGGGAGCAGGAGGCCGCGCGGCGGCAGCGGCAGCAGGAGGAGGCGGCGCAGCGCCAGCGGCAGGAGGAGCTACGGCGCCGCGGTCGCCTGCTGGACGCCGCCTTCGAGGGCGACGTGGGCGAGATCCGGGCCGTGCTGCAGGAG GTGGAGCAGCTGCTGACCCGCGAGGGCGTGGGCCACGACGAGGAGGGCCGCGCGCGGCGGCTGCGGCGACGCGTGGCCACGGTGGAGTGCCAGGACAGCCACGGGAACACGCCGCTGTCCGAGGCGGCCGCGGGCGGGCAGGCCATGGTCATCCAGCTGCTGGCCGAGCTGGGCGCCAGCCCCAACAGCAAG GGCGCCTTCGGCAGAACGCCGCTGTACCGGGCAGCCTTCGGGGGCCACCTGGAGGCCGTGGAGCTGCTTCTGAAGCTCGGAGCAGACCCCCGAGTGTACGCAGACGACGGGAGCACCCCGGAGCAG GTGGCCTCGCTGGACGCGGTAGCTAGCGTGCTGCAGACTTGGGACCTGGGCCTCACAGAGGCCATGCTCCAGAACATGGAGGCTGAGCGGCAGCGCCGGGCCCAGGAGGATGAGAGACACAAGCAGGCGGAGGCCAAACG CTTGAACCTCAAGGTGCAGCAACTGGCCAAGGAGCAGCAGCGGTGTCACAAGGAG cTGCAGCAGGCCTACTGCGAGCTCAACCGGAGGATCACAGAGCACGAGGAGTGTGAGCGCCAGTGCATGGGCAGGACTGAGTTCACGCTGCAG GCCATAAAGGACTCAGAGGCCCAAGtggacaggctgaggcaggaggcacaGAAGGCGGAAGAGATGCTGGCCATGGCCAGGCTGGAGCTGCGGGAGCAGACGCAGGAGG AGGAGCAGGAAGCGCCTGGACTGAAGTGTCAGGTCACGGATCTCCATGACGTGCTGATGAAGGACGTGGGTGACCGCATCCGTGCTGATGGCCG GTGGCCTCTTGTCATCGACCCTTCGGGCCAGGCAGCCACCTTCCTACGCTACCAGGATACCAACTATGTGGATGCTGTGAACCCAGAGCACCTGAGGCCTGAGAGAATCCGACTGGCTCTGCTGGGGGCACTCAG GTCCAGTGGCCACCTGTGGAGCAGCTGCAGGTGCTGCTCCCTGTGCGGGTGCAGCTGCCCCACTAACGCAGCACCCAAATAA
- the Iqank1 gene encoding IQ motif and ankyrin repeat domain-containing protein 1 isoform X7, translating to MNSKKGGAKAASGKWQTSPPWPKPRAAVGPTPEAQAATRIQCAFRQHLARKALALRRQERQEYLERMEKLQREAYLASVRREQEAARRQRQQEEAAQRQRQEELRRRGRLLDAAFEGDVGEIRAVLQEVASLDAVASVLQTWDLGLTEAMLQNMEAERQRRAQEDERHKQAEAKRLNLKVQQLAKEQQRCHKELQQAYCELNRRITEHEECERQCMGRTEFTLQAIKDSEAQVDRLRQEAQKAEEMLAMARLELREQTQEEEQEAPGLKCQVTDLHDVLMKDVGDRIRADGRWPLVIDPSGQAATFLRYQDTNYVDAVNPEHLRPERIRLALLGALRYGKPLVFDLREVDLFPVVQQQLEAVQPGLAPALLSRELLAQDRYLSLLRPTDGPEYGPTQFQEARLAHFRLFFVTQVQWPPVEQLQVLLPVRVQLPH from the exons GGCCCACCCCGGAGGCCCAGGCGGCCACCCGCATCCAGTGTGCCTTCCGGCAGCACCTGGCCAGGAAGGCGCTGGCCCTGCGCAGGCAGGAGCGGCAGGAGTACCTGGAGCGGATGGAGAAGCTGCAGAGGGAG GCCTACCTGGCCTCGGTGCGCCGGGAGCAGGAGGCCGCGCGGCGGCAGCGGCAGCAGGAGGAGGCGGCGCAGCGCCAGCGGCAGGAGGAGCTACGGCGCCGCGGTCGCCTGCTGGACGCCGCCTTCGAGGGCGACGTGGGCGAGATCCGGGCCGTGCTGCAGGAG GTGGCCTCGCTGGACGCGGTAGCTAGCGTGCTGCAGACTTGGGACCTGGGCCTCACAGAGGCCATGCTCCAGAACATGGAGGCTGAGCGGCAGCGCCGGGCCCAGGAGGATGAGAGACACAAGCAGGCGGAGGCCAAACG CTTGAACCTCAAGGTGCAGCAACTGGCCAAGGAGCAGCAGCGGTGTCACAAGGAG cTGCAGCAGGCCTACTGCGAGCTCAACCGGAGGATCACAGAGCACGAGGAGTGTGAGCGCCAGTGCATGGGCAGGACTGAGTTCACGCTGCAG GCCATAAAGGACTCAGAGGCCCAAGtggacaggctgaggcaggaggcacaGAAGGCGGAAGAGATGCTGGCCATGGCCAGGCTGGAGCTGCGGGAGCAGACGCAGGAGG AGGAGCAGGAAGCGCCTGGACTGAAGTGTCAGGTCACGGATCTCCATGACGTGCTGATGAAGGACGTGGGTGACCGCATCCGTGCTGATGGCCG GTGGCCTCTTGTCATCGACCCTTCGGGCCAGGCAGCCACCTTCCTACGCTACCAGGATACCAACTATGTGGATGCTGTGAACCCAGAGCACCTGAGGCCTGAGAGAATCCGACTGGCTCTGCTGGGGGCACTCAG GTATGGGAAGCCACTGGTGTTCGACCTGCGGGAGGTGGACCTGTTCCCTGTAGTGCAGCAGCAGCTGGAGGCGGTGCAGCCTGGTCTGGCCCCAGCACTGCTCAGCCGGGAGTTGCTGGCCCAGGACCGGTACCTCTCCCTGCTGCGGCCCACGGATGGGCCCGAGTACGGCCCCACCCAGTTCCAGGAGGCTCGCCTGGCCCACTTTCGTCTCTTCTTCGTCACCCAGGTCCAGTGGCCACCTGTGGAGCAGCTGCAGGTGCTGCTCCCTGTGCGGGTGCAGCTGCCCCACTAA
- the Iqank1 gene encoding IQ motif and ankyrin repeat domain-containing protein 1 isoform X1, giving the protein MNSKKGGAKAASGKWQTSPPWPKPRAAVGPTPEAQAATRIQCAFRQHLARKALALRRQERQEYLERMEKLQREAYLASVRREQEAARRQRQQEEAAQRQRQEELRRRGRLLDAAFEGDVGEIRAVLQEVEQLLTREGVGHDEEGRARRLRRRVATVECQDSHGNTPLSEAAAGGQAMVIQLLAELGASPNSKGAFGRTPLYRAAFGGHLEAVELLLKLGADPRVYADDGSTPEQVASLDAVASVLQTWDLGLTEAMLQNMEAERQRRAQEDERHKQAEAKRLNLKVQQLAKEQQRCHKELQQAYCELNRRITEHEECERQCMGRTEFTLQAIKDSEAQVDRLRQEAQKAEEMLAMARLELREQTQEEEQEAPGLKCQVTDLHDVLMKDVGDRIRADGRWPLVIDPSGQAATFLRYQDTNYVDAVNPEHLRPERIRLALLGALRYGKPLVFDLREVDLFPVVQQQLEAVQPGLAPALLSRELLAQDRYLSLLRPTDGPEYGPTQFQEARLAHFRLFFVTQVQWPPVEQLQVLLPVRVQLPH; this is encoded by the exons GGCCCACCCCGGAGGCCCAGGCGGCCACCCGCATCCAGTGTGCCTTCCGGCAGCACCTGGCCAGGAAGGCGCTGGCCCTGCGCAGGCAGGAGCGGCAGGAGTACCTGGAGCGGATGGAGAAGCTGCAGAGGGAG GCCTACCTGGCCTCGGTGCGCCGGGAGCAGGAGGCCGCGCGGCGGCAGCGGCAGCAGGAGGAGGCGGCGCAGCGCCAGCGGCAGGAGGAGCTACGGCGCCGCGGTCGCCTGCTGGACGCCGCCTTCGAGGGCGACGTGGGCGAGATCCGGGCCGTGCTGCAGGAG GTGGAGCAGCTGCTGACCCGCGAGGGCGTGGGCCACGACGAGGAGGGCCGCGCGCGGCGGCTGCGGCGACGCGTGGCCACGGTGGAGTGCCAGGACAGCCACGGGAACACGCCGCTGTCCGAGGCGGCCGCGGGCGGGCAGGCCATGGTCATCCAGCTGCTGGCCGAGCTGGGCGCCAGCCCCAACAGCAAG GGCGCCTTCGGCAGAACGCCGCTGTACCGGGCAGCCTTCGGGGGCCACCTGGAGGCCGTGGAGCTGCTTCTGAAGCTCGGAGCAGACCCCCGAGTGTACGCAGACGACGGGAGCACCCCGGAGCAG GTGGCCTCGCTGGACGCGGTAGCTAGCGTGCTGCAGACTTGGGACCTGGGCCTCACAGAGGCCATGCTCCAGAACATGGAGGCTGAGCGGCAGCGCCGGGCCCAGGAGGATGAGAGACACAAGCAGGCGGAGGCCAAACG CTTGAACCTCAAGGTGCAGCAACTGGCCAAGGAGCAGCAGCGGTGTCACAAGGAG cTGCAGCAGGCCTACTGCGAGCTCAACCGGAGGATCACAGAGCACGAGGAGTGTGAGCGCCAGTGCATGGGCAGGACTGAGTTCACGCTGCAG GCCATAAAGGACTCAGAGGCCCAAGtggacaggctgaggcaggaggcacaGAAGGCGGAAGAGATGCTGGCCATGGCCAGGCTGGAGCTGCGGGAGCAGACGCAGGAGG AGGAGCAGGAAGCGCCTGGACTGAAGTGTCAGGTCACGGATCTCCATGACGTGCTGATGAAGGACGTGGGTGACCGCATCCGTGCTGATGGCCG GTGGCCTCTTGTCATCGACCCTTCGGGCCAGGCAGCCACCTTCCTACGCTACCAGGATACCAACTATGTGGATGCTGTGAACCCAGAGCACCTGAGGCCTGAGAGAATCCGACTGGCTCTGCTGGGGGCACTCAG GTATGGGAAGCCACTGGTGTTCGACCTGCGGGAGGTGGACCTGTTCCCTGTAGTGCAGCAGCAGCTGGAGGCGGTGCAGCCTGGTCTGGCCCCAGCACTGCTCAGCCGGGAGTTGCTGGCCCAGGACCGGTACCTCTCCCTGCTGCGGCCCACGGATGGGCCCGAGTACGGCCCCACCCAGTTCCAGGAGGCTCGCCTGGCCCACTTTCGTCTCTTCTTCGTCACCCAGGTCCAGTGGCCACCTGTGGAGCAGCTGCAGGTGCTGCTCCCTGTGCGGGTGCAGCTGCCCCACTAA
- the Iqank1 gene encoding IQ motif and ankyrin repeat domain-containing protein 1 isoform X4 — protein sequence MNSKKGGAKAASGKWQTSPPWPKPRAAVGPTPEAQAATRIQCAFRQHLARKALALRRQERQEYLERMEKLQREAYLASVRREQEAARRQRQQEEAAQRQRQEELRRRGRLLDAAFEGDVGEIRAVLQEVEQLLTREGVGHDEEGRARRLRRRVATVECQDSHGNTPLSEAAAGGQAMVIQLLAELGASPNSKVASLDAVASVLQTWDLGLTEAMLQNMEAERQRRAQEDERHKQAEAKRLNLKVQQLAKEQQRCHKELQQAYCELNRRITEHEECERQCMGRTEFTLQAIKDSEAQVDRLRQEAQKAEEMLAMARLELREQTQEEEQEAPGLKCQVTDLHDVLMKDVGDRIRADGRWPLVIDPSGQAATFLRYQDTNYVDAVNPEHLRPERIRLALLGALRYGKPLVFDLREVDLFPVVQQQLEAVQPGLAPALLSRELLAQDRYLSLLRPTDGPEYGPTQFQEARLAHFRLFFVTQVQWPPVEQLQVLLPVRVQLPH from the exons GGCCCACCCCGGAGGCCCAGGCGGCCACCCGCATCCAGTGTGCCTTCCGGCAGCACCTGGCCAGGAAGGCGCTGGCCCTGCGCAGGCAGGAGCGGCAGGAGTACCTGGAGCGGATGGAGAAGCTGCAGAGGGAG GCCTACCTGGCCTCGGTGCGCCGGGAGCAGGAGGCCGCGCGGCGGCAGCGGCAGCAGGAGGAGGCGGCGCAGCGCCAGCGGCAGGAGGAGCTACGGCGCCGCGGTCGCCTGCTGGACGCCGCCTTCGAGGGCGACGTGGGCGAGATCCGGGCCGTGCTGCAGGAG GTGGAGCAGCTGCTGACCCGCGAGGGCGTGGGCCACGACGAGGAGGGCCGCGCGCGGCGGCTGCGGCGACGCGTGGCCACGGTGGAGTGCCAGGACAGCCACGGGAACACGCCGCTGTCCGAGGCGGCCGCGGGCGGGCAGGCCATGGTCATCCAGCTGCTGGCCGAGCTGGGCGCCAGCCCCAACAGCAAG GTGGCCTCGCTGGACGCGGTAGCTAGCGTGCTGCAGACTTGGGACCTGGGCCTCACAGAGGCCATGCTCCAGAACATGGAGGCTGAGCGGCAGCGCCGGGCCCAGGAGGATGAGAGACACAAGCAGGCGGAGGCCAAACG CTTGAACCTCAAGGTGCAGCAACTGGCCAAGGAGCAGCAGCGGTGTCACAAGGAG cTGCAGCAGGCCTACTGCGAGCTCAACCGGAGGATCACAGAGCACGAGGAGTGTGAGCGCCAGTGCATGGGCAGGACTGAGTTCACGCTGCAG GCCATAAAGGACTCAGAGGCCCAAGtggacaggctgaggcaggaggcacaGAAGGCGGAAGAGATGCTGGCCATGGCCAGGCTGGAGCTGCGGGAGCAGACGCAGGAGG AGGAGCAGGAAGCGCCTGGACTGAAGTGTCAGGTCACGGATCTCCATGACGTGCTGATGAAGGACGTGGGTGACCGCATCCGTGCTGATGGCCG GTGGCCTCTTGTCATCGACCCTTCGGGCCAGGCAGCCACCTTCCTACGCTACCAGGATACCAACTATGTGGATGCTGTGAACCCAGAGCACCTGAGGCCTGAGAGAATCCGACTGGCTCTGCTGGGGGCACTCAG GTATGGGAAGCCACTGGTGTTCGACCTGCGGGAGGTGGACCTGTTCCCTGTAGTGCAGCAGCAGCTGGAGGCGGTGCAGCCTGGTCTGGCCCCAGCACTGCTCAGCCGGGAGTTGCTGGCCCAGGACCGGTACCTCTCCCTGCTGCGGCCCACGGATGGGCCCGAGTACGGCCCCACCCAGTTCCAGGAGGCTCGCCTGGCCCACTTTCGTCTCTTCTTCGTCACCCAGGTCCAGTGGCCACCTGTGGAGCAGCTGCAGGTGCTGCTCCCTGTGCGGGTGCAGCTGCCCCACTAA
- the Iqank1 gene encoding IQ motif and ankyrin repeat domain-containing protein 1 isoform X8, with amino-acid sequence MEKLQREAYLASVRREQEAARRQRQQEEAAQRQRQEELRRRGRLLDAAFEGDVGEIRAVLQEVEQLLTREGVGHDEEGRARRLRRRVATVECQDSHGNTPLSEAAAGGQAMVIQLLAELGASPNSKGAFGRTPLYRAAFGGHLEAVELLLKLGADPRVYADDGSTPEQVASLDAVASVLQTWDLGLTEAMLQNMEAERQRRAQEDERHKQAEAKRLNLKVQQLAKEQQRCHKELQQAYCELNRRITEHEECERQCMGRTEFTLQAIKDSEAQVDRLRQEAQKAEEMLAMARLELREQTQEEEQEAPGLKCQVTDLHDVLMKDVGDRIRADGRWPLVIDPSGQAATFLRYQDTNYVDAVNPEHLRPERIRLALLGALRYGKPLVFDLREVDLFPVVQQQLEAVQPGLAPALLSRELLAQDRYLSLLRPTDGPEYGPTQFQEARLAHFRLFFVTQVQWPPVEQLQVLLPVRVQLPH; translated from the exons ATGGAGAAGCTGCAGAGGGAG GCCTACCTGGCCTCGGTGCGCCGGGAGCAGGAGGCCGCGCGGCGGCAGCGGCAGCAGGAGGAGGCGGCGCAGCGCCAGCGGCAGGAGGAGCTACGGCGCCGCGGTCGCCTGCTGGACGCCGCCTTCGAGGGCGACGTGGGCGAGATCCGGGCCGTGCTGCAGGAG GTGGAGCAGCTGCTGACCCGCGAGGGCGTGGGCCACGACGAGGAGGGCCGCGCGCGGCGGCTGCGGCGACGCGTGGCCACGGTGGAGTGCCAGGACAGCCACGGGAACACGCCGCTGTCCGAGGCGGCCGCGGGCGGGCAGGCCATGGTCATCCAGCTGCTGGCCGAGCTGGGCGCCAGCCCCAACAGCAAG GGCGCCTTCGGCAGAACGCCGCTGTACCGGGCAGCCTTCGGGGGCCACCTGGAGGCCGTGGAGCTGCTTCTGAAGCTCGGAGCAGACCCCCGAGTGTACGCAGACGACGGGAGCACCCCGGAGCAG GTGGCCTCGCTGGACGCGGTAGCTAGCGTGCTGCAGACTTGGGACCTGGGCCTCACAGAGGCCATGCTCCAGAACATGGAGGCTGAGCGGCAGCGCCGGGCCCAGGAGGATGAGAGACACAAGCAGGCGGAGGCCAAACG CTTGAACCTCAAGGTGCAGCAACTGGCCAAGGAGCAGCAGCGGTGTCACAAGGAG cTGCAGCAGGCCTACTGCGAGCTCAACCGGAGGATCACAGAGCACGAGGAGTGTGAGCGCCAGTGCATGGGCAGGACTGAGTTCACGCTGCAG GCCATAAAGGACTCAGAGGCCCAAGtggacaggctgaggcaggaggcacaGAAGGCGGAAGAGATGCTGGCCATGGCCAGGCTGGAGCTGCGGGAGCAGACGCAGGAGG AGGAGCAGGAAGCGCCTGGACTGAAGTGTCAGGTCACGGATCTCCATGACGTGCTGATGAAGGACGTGGGTGACCGCATCCGTGCTGATGGCCG GTGGCCTCTTGTCATCGACCCTTCGGGCCAGGCAGCCACCTTCCTACGCTACCAGGATACCAACTATGTGGATGCTGTGAACCCAGAGCACCTGAGGCCTGAGAGAATCCGACTGGCTCTGCTGGGGGCACTCAG GTATGGGAAGCCACTGGTGTTCGACCTGCGGGAGGTGGACCTGTTCCCTGTAGTGCAGCAGCAGCTGGAGGCGGTGCAGCCTGGTCTGGCCCCAGCACTGCTCAGCCGGGAGTTGCTGGCCCAGGACCGGTACCTCTCCCTGCTGCGGCCCACGGATGGGCCCGAGTACGGCCCCACCCAGTTCCAGGAGGCTCGCCTGGCCCACTTTCGTCTCTTCTTCGTCACCCAGGTCCAGTGGCCACCTGTGGAGCAGCTGCAGGTGCTGCTCCCTGTGCGGGTGCAGCTGCCCCACTAA